In the genome of Aedes aegypti strain LVP_AGWG chromosome 2, AaegL5.0 Primary Assembly, whole genome shotgun sequence, the window AATTCGAGCGATGAAGTCATCATTTAGTAGCATTCATTTTGCCAGCtcatatttttcttcattctaGGCTAATCGTAAGTGAAAGGAAGACGACTGTCAAAAACTCTCGAGCATGGAACAGTTTACCCCCAAGGAGGTAAAAATCCTCGAAAGCGCTGAGGATATTCAAGAGCGCCGTGAACAGGTGCTCAACCGATACAATGAGTTCAAGGTCGAAACGCGCCACAAGCGCGAGAAGCTGGAAGATTCGCGTCGTTTCCAGTACTTTAAGCGTGACTCGGACGAGTTGGAAAGCTGGATCCACGAGAAATTGCAGGCCGCTTCGGAGGAGAGCTATCGCGATCCTACCAATTTGCAGGCCAAGATTCAGAAGCATCAGGCGTTCGAGGCTGAAGTTTCGGCCCATAGCAATGCGATCGTAGTATTGGACAACACCGGTCAGGAGATGATCAATCAGCACCACTTTGCCTCGGACACTATCCAACGTCGCTTGGATGAGTTGCACCGTTTGTGGGAATTGTTGCTGTCCCGTTTGGCCGAAAAGGGAATGAAATTGCAACAGGCTCTGGTCTTGGTGCAATTCTTGCGCCACTGCGAGGAGGTCATGTTCTGGATCAAGGACAAGGAAGCTTTTGTGACGGCCGATGAGTTCGGTCAAGATTTGGAACATGTCGAAGTCTTGCAACGTAAGTTTGACGAGTTCCAGAAGGACATGGCTTCGCAAGAGTATCGAGTTACTGAAGTCAACGAGTTGGCTGACAAGTTGCTCTCAAACGGACACCCTGAGCGTGAAACTATCACTCGCAAGAAGGAAGAATTGAACGAGGCTTGGCAACGCCTGAAGCAGCTGGCTATTCTGCGTCAGGAAAAGCTTTTCGGTGCCCATGAAATTCAACGTTTCAATCGCGATGCTGATGAAACCGTCGCTTGGATTGCTGAAAAAGACGTTGTTCTGTCGTCGGATGATTATGGACGTGACTTGGCTAGTGTTCAAGCTTTGCAACGCAAGCACGAAGGGGTAGAGCGCGACTTGGCTGCTCTGGAAGATAAGGTGGCCACTTTGGGAGCTGAAGCCGGTCGCTTATGTAGCATCCACGCCGATCATAGTGATCAAATTCGTGAGAAGCAAGCTGAAATTGCTGCCTACTGGCAATCATTGACTGCCAAGGCCAAGGAACGTAAGCAAAAACTGGATGAATCATATTTCTTGCACCGTTTCTTGGCTGATTTCCGCGATTTGGTTTCGTGGATCAACGGAATGAAGGCCATTATCTCGGCTGATGAACTTGCAAAGGATGTAGCTGGAGCTGAGGCTCTGCTTGAGCGTCACCAGGAGCACAAAGGAGAAATCGATGCCCGTGGAGATAGCTTCAAGGTTACAACCGAGGCTGGTCGTCAGCTTTTGGAACGGGAGCATTATGCCGCTGCTGAAGTGCAGGAAAAATTGGCTGCTCTAGAGAGCGATAAGAGTTCGCTTCTCGCGCTTTGGGAAGAACgtcgcattttgtatgaacagTGCATGGATCTACAACTGTTCTATCGTGACACTGAGCAGGCAGATACTTGGATGGCCAAACAGGAAGCTTTCCTAGCCAATGAAGATCTAGGAGATTCGCTTGATTCCGTCGAAGCGCTGATTAAGAAGCACGAAGATTTCGAGAAAAGTTTGGCGGCCCAAGAGGAGAAGATCAAGGCTTTGGATGTTTTCGCTACAAAGCTCATCGATGGTCAGCATTACGCTGCTGACGATGTTGCCCAACGTCGTTCAATGTTGTTAGCTCGTCGATCAGCCTTGCTCGAGAAGTCTTCTGTACGCCGTCAACTGCTGGAGGATTCCAGTGCTTTGCAGCAATTTGAACGTGACTGCGATGAGACTAAAGGATGGATCAGCGAAAAGCTTAAATTTGCCACAGATGACAGCTATTTGGACCCAACCAATCTGAATGGAAAAGTTCAGAAACATACCAACTTTGAGCATGAATTAACGGCCAACAAGAGCCGCATTGAAGACATCACCACCAATGGTCAGAATTTAGTCGAGAAGGGACACTACGGTGCCGATCAAATCAACTCGCGCATGCAGGAGATTGTCACTTTGTGGGAATCTTTGGTTCAATCATCGGACAAAAAGGGCTGCAAATTGCAGGAAGCATCCCAACAGCAACAATTCAATCGCACCGTTGAAGATATTGAACTGTGGTTGAGCGAAGTGGAAGGCCAACTAATGTCCGAGGATTATGGCAAAGACCTGACCAGTGTCCAGAATTTGCAGAAGAAACATGGTTTGTTGGAGGCTGATGTCATGGCCCATCAAGATCGCATTGAAGGAATTAAAGTTGCAGCGAACAAGTTCGTCGAGAGTGGTCATTTCGATGCCGACAACATCCGTAATAAGGAATCTGCGCTGTCCAAGCGTTATGGAGCTCTGGCTACTCCGATGGCTGAACGAAAGCAGCGTTTGTTGGATTCCCTACAGGTGCAGCAACTGTTCCGTGATCTGGAAGACGAAGCTGCATGGATCCGTGAGAAGGAACCTGTCGCTGCATCCACCAACCGTGGCCGCGATTTAATCGGTGTTCAGAATTTGATTAAGAAGCATCAGGCCGTGTTGGCAGAAATCAACAATCATGAAAATCGCGTCGCCGGAGTCATCGCGAATGGCGAGCAAATGTTGACTGAGCAGCCTTTTGCCACCGAAGATATCAAATTGCGTTTGGATGCTGTTAAAGATCAATGGAATTCATTGAAGGAGAAGGCTAATCAACGGAAGCAAGATCTGGAAGATTCGTTGCAGGCCCACCAGTACTTTGCTGATGCTAACGAGGCGGAATCTTGGATGCGTGAGAAGGAACCTATCGTATCGAATCAAGATTACGGCAAGGACGAAGATTCGTCTGAAGCTTTGTTGAAGAAGCATGAAGCATTGGTGTCCGATTTGGAAGCTTTTGGTAACACCATTCAAGCTTTGCAAGAACAGGCCAAGAATTGTCGTCAGCAGGAAACACCAGTGGTGGACATTACCGGAAAGGAATGCGTCATGGCTCTGTATGATTATACCGAGAAATCTCCTCGTGAAGTTTCGATGAAGAAGGGGGACGTATTAACTCTTTTGAACTCGAACAACAAGGATTGGTGGAAGGTAGAGGTCAACGATCGTCAGGGATTCGTTCCGGCTGCATACATTAAGAAGATCGATCCTGGCCTAAGCGCCAGTCAACAGAATTTGGTTGATGGCCATTCAATTGCTAAGCGCCAGGCTCAAATCAACAGCCAGTACGATAACTTGCTTGCTTTGGCACGTGAACGACAGAACAAATTGAATGAAACCGTAAAGGCTTATGTTCTGGTACGTGAAGCTGCTGATTTGTCCGCTTGGATTCGCGACAAGGAAAGCCACGCTCAGATTAAGGATGTTGGCGAAGATCTGGAAGAAGTTGAAGTTATGCAGAAGAAGTTTGATGACTTCAATGATGATCTGAAGGCTAACGAAGTTCGTCTAGCTAAGTTGAACGAGATTGCCGTACAGCTGACTTCGCTAGGTCAAACCGAAGCAGCATTGAAgatcaaaactcaaattcagaCCTTGAACGAAGAGTGGACAGTTTTGCAGAATATTACCCAGGAAAGGGCTAGTCAACTTGGATCGGCTCATGAGGTTCAACGCTTCCATCGTGATGTAGATGAAACCAAGGATTGGATTGGCGAGAAGGACACAGCTTTGACGAATGACGATCTTGGTAAGGATCTGCGTGGCGTTCAGACCCTGCAACGCAAGCATGAAGGTTTGGAGCGTGATTTGGCAGCTCTACGAGACAAAATTCGTCAATTGGACGAAACTGCCAATCGCCTCATGCAATCCCACCCGGAAACCGCCGAGCAGACTTATGCCAAGCAGAAGGAAATCAACGAGGAATGGCAGCAGGTTGTTGCCAAAACTCAGCAACGCAAGGAGAAGCTGTTAGATTCTTATGATCTACAGCGGTTCCTGAGCGATTATCGCGATCTGATGGCTTGGAT includes:
- the LOC5566099 gene encoding spectrin alpha chain isoform X3, with protein sequence MEQFTPKEVKILESAEDIQERREQVLNRYNEFKVETRHKREKLEDSRRFQYFKRDSDELESWIHEKLQAASEESYRDPTNLQAKIQKHQAFEAEVSAHSNAIVVLDNTGQEMINQHHFASDTIQRRLDELHRLWELLLSRLAEKGMKLQQALVLVQFLRHCEEVMFWIKDKEAFVTADEFGQDLEHVEVLQRKFDEFQKDMASQEYRVTEVNELADKLLSNGHPERETITRKKEELNEAWQRLKQLAILRQEKLFGAHEIQRFNRDADETVAWIAEKDVVLSSDDYGRDLASVQALQRKHEGVERDLAALEDKVATLGAEAGRLCSIHADHSDQIREKQAEIAAYWQSLTAKAKERKQKLDESYFLHRFLADFRDLVSWINGMKAIISADELAKDVAGAEALLERHQEHKGEIDARGDSFKVTTEAGRQLLEREHYAAAEVQEKLAALESDKSSLLALWEERRILYEQCMDLQLFYRDTEQADTWMAKQEAFLANEDLGDSLDSVEALIKKHEDFEKSLAAQEEKIKALDVFATKLIDGQHYAADDVAQRRSMLLARRSALLEKSSVRRQLLEDSSALQQFERDCDETKGWISEKLKFATDDSYLDPTNLNGKVQKHTNFEHELTANKSRIEDITTNGQNLVEKGHYGADQINSRMQEIVTLWESLVQSSDKKGCKLQEASQQQQFNRTVEDIELWLSEVEGQLMSEDYGKDLTSVQNLQKKHGLLEADVMAHQDRIEGIKVAANKFVESGHFDADNIRNKESALSKRYGALATPMAERKQRLLDSLQVQQLFRDLEDEAAWIREKEPVAASTNRGRDLIGVQNLIKKHQAVLAEINNHENRVAGVIANGEQMLTEQPFATEDIKLRLDAVKDQWNSLKEKANQRKQDLEDSLQAHQYFADANEAESWMREKEPIVSNQDYGKDEDSSEALLKKHEALVSDLEAFGNTIQALQEQAKNCRQQETPVVDITGKECVMALYDYTEKSPREVSMKKGDVLTLLNSNNKDWWKVEVNDRQGFVPAAYIKKIDPGLSASQQNLVDGHSIAKRQAQINSQYDNLLALARERQNKLNETVKAYVLVREAADLSAWIRDKESHAQIKDVGEDLEEVEVMQKKFDDFNDDLKANEVRLAKLNEIAVQLTSLGQTEAALKIKTQIQTLNEEWTVLQNITQERASQLGSAHEVQRFHRDVDETKDWIGEKDTALTNDDLGKDLRGVQTLQRKHEGLERDLAALRDKIRQLDETANRLMQSHPETAEQTYAKQKEINEEWQQVVAKTQQRKEKLLDSYDLQRFLSDYRDLMAWISSMMGLVTSEELANDVTGAEALIERHQEHRTEVDARAGTFAAFDQFGAELLQANHYASPEIQEKIENLAKAREDLERAWTARRLQLDQNLDLQLYLRDCEQAENWMSAREAFLNAEEVDSKGDNVEALIKKHEDFDKAINGHEEKIAALQVLADQLIAQEHYAGKLIDDKRADVLDRWRHLKEDLIEKRSRLGDEQTLQQFSRDADEIENWIAEKLQLATEESYKDPANIQSKHQKHQAFEAELAANADRIQSVLAMGSNLIDKNQCSGSEDAVQKRLTQIADQWEYLTQKTTEKSLKLKEANKQRTYIAAVKDLDFWLGEVESLLTSEDAGKDLASVQNLMKKHQLVEADIHAHEDRIKDMNAQADSLVESGQFDSAGIQEKRQSINERYERICNLAAHRQARLNEANTLHQFFRDIADEESWIKEKKLLVGSDDYGRDLTGVQNLKKKHKRLEAELASHEPAIQAVQEAGEKLMDVSNLGVPEIEQRLKALNQAWAELKSLAATRGQKLDESLIYQQFLAKVEEEEAWITEKQQLLSVEDYGDSMAAVQGLLKKHDAFETDFAAHRDRCADIHDNGQTLVTNNNHHAESISQRCTQLDKKLENLQALATRRKSALLDNFAYLQFMWKADVVESWIADKENHVKSEEFGRDLSTVQTLLTKQETFDAGLSAFEHEGIHNITALKDQLINANHAQSAAILKRHEDVLTRWQKLRADSEARKYRLLAMQEQFRQIEDLYLTFAKKASAFNSWFENAEEDLTDPVRCNSIEEIKALREAHAQFQASLSSAQYDFQALADLDRKIKSFNVGPNPYTWFTMEALEDTWRNLQKIIEERDAELAKEVHRQEENDKLRKEFAKHANLFHQWLTETRYSILGWDKNGTSLMDGSGSLEEQFEALCHKANEIRARRGDLKKIEELGATLEEHLILDNRYTEHSTVGLAQQWDQLDQLAMRMQHNLRQQIQARNQSGVSEDSLKEFSMMFKHFDKDKSGKLNHQEFKSCLRALGYDLPMVEEGQPDPEFEEILNVVDPNRDGHVSLQEYIAFMISKETENVQSYEEIENAFRAITASDRPYVTKDELYSNLTKDMADYCVQRMKPFNDPKTGHPITGALDYVEFTRTLFQN
- the LOC5566099 gene encoding spectrin alpha chain isoform X1, giving the protein MEQFTPKEVKILESAEDIQERREQVLNRYNEFKVETRHKREKLEDSRRFQYFKRDSDELESWIHEKLQAASEESYRDPTNLQAKIQKHQAFEAEVSAHSNAIVVLDNTGQEMINQHHFASDTIQRRLDELHRLWELLLSRLAEKGMKLQQALVLVQFLRHCEEVMFWIKDKEAFVTADEFGQDLEHVEVLQRKFDEFQKDMASQEYRVTEVNELADKLLSNGHPERETITRKKEELNEAWQRLKQLAILRQEKLFGAHEIQRFNRDADETVAWIAEKDVVLSSDDYGRDLASVQALQRKHEGVERDLAALEDKVATLGAEAGRLCSIHADHSDQIREKQAEIAAYWQSLTAKAKERKQKLDESYFLHRFLADFRDLVSWINGMKAIISADELAKDVAGAEALLERHQEHKGEIDARGDSFKVTTEAGRQLLEREHYAAAEVQEKLAALESDKSSLLALWEERRILYEQCMDLQLFYRDTEQADTWMAKQEAFLANEDLGDSLDSVEALIKKHEDFEKSLAAQEEKIKALDVFATKLIDGQHYAADDVAQRRSMLLARRSALLEKSSVRRQLLEDSSALQQFERDCDETKGWISEKLKFATDDSYLDPTNLNGKVQKHTNFEHELTANKSRIEDITTNGQNLVEKGHYGADQINSRMQEIVTLWESLVQSSDKKGCKLQEASQQQQFNRTVEDIELWLSEVEGQLMSEDYGKDLTSVQNLQKKHGLLEADVMAHQDRIEGIKVAANKFVESGHFDADNIRNKESALSKRYGALATPMAERKQRLLDSLQVQQLFRDLEDEAAWIREKEPVAASTNRGRDLIGVQNLIKKHQAVLAEINNHENRVAGVIANGEQMLTEQPFATEDIKLRLDAVKDQWNSLKEKANQRKQDLEDSLQAHQYFADANEAESWMREKEPIVSNQDYGKDEDSSEALLKKHEALVSDLEAFGNTIQALQEQAKNCRQQETPVVDITGKECVMALYDYTEKSPREVSMKKGDVLTLLNSNNKDWWKVEVNDRQGFVPAAYIKKIDPGLSASQQNLVDGHSIAKRQAQINSQYDNLLALARERQNKLNETVKAYVLVREAADLSAWIRDKESHAQIKDVGEDLEEVEVMQKKFDDFNDDLKANEVRLAKLNEIAVQLTSLGQTEAALKIKTQIQTLNEEWTVLQNITQERASQLGSAHEVQRFHRDVDETKDWIGEKDTALTNDDLGKDLRGVQTLQRKHEGLERDLAALRDKIRQLDETANRLMQSHPETAEQTYAKQKEINEEWQQVVAKTQQRKEKLLDSYDLQRFLSDYRDLMAWISSMMGLVTSEELANDVTGAEALIERHQNHRAEIDFRYGIPQEHRTEVDARAGTFAAFDQFGAELLQANHYASPEIQEKIENLAKAREDLERAWTARRLQLDQNLDLQLYLRDCEQAENWMSAREAFLNAEEVDSKGDNVEALIKKHEDFDKAINGHEEKIAALQVLADQLIAQEHYAGKLIDDKRADVLDRWRHLKEDLIEKRSRLGDEQTLQQFSRDADEIENWIAEKLQLATEESYKDPANIQSKHQKHQAFEAELAANADRIQSVLAMGSNLIDKNQCSGSEDAVQKRLTQIADQWEYLTQKTTEKSLKLKEANKQRTYIAAVKDLDFWLGEVESLLTSEDAGKDLASVQNLMKKHQLVEADIHAHEDRIKDMNAQADSLVESGQFDSAGIQEKRQSINERYERICNLAAHRQARLNEANTLHQFFRDIADEESWIKEKKLLVGSDDYGRDLTGVQNLKKKHKRLEAELASHEPAIQAVQEAGEKLMDVSNLGVPEIEQRLKALNQAWAELKSLAATRGQKLDESLIYQQFLAKVEEEEAWITEKQQLLSVEDYGDSMAAVQGLLKKHDAFETDFAAHRDRCADIHDNGQTLVTNNNHHAESISQRCTQLDKKLENLQALATRRKSALLDNFAYLQFMWKADVVESWIADKENHVKSEEFGRDLSTVQTLLTKQETFDAGLSAFEHEGIHNITALKDQLINANHAQSAAILKRHEDVLTRWQKLRADSEARKYRLLAMQEQFRQIEDLYLTFAKKASAFNSWFENAEEDLTDPVRCNSIEEIKALREAHAQFQASLSSAQYDFQALADLDRKIKSFNVGPNPYTWFTMEALEDTWRNLQKIIEERDAELAKEVHRQEENDKLRKEFAKHANLFHQWLTETRYSILGWDKNGTSLMDGSGSLEEQFEALCHKANEIRARRGDLKKIEELGATLEEHLILDNRYTEHSTVGLAQQWDQLDQLAMRMQHNLRQQIQARNQSGVSEDSLKEFSMMFKHFDKDKSGKLNHQEFKSCLRALGYDLPMVEEGQPDPEFEEILNVVDPNRDGHVSLQEYIAFMISKETENVQSYEEIENAFRAITASDRPYVTKDELYSNLTKDMADYCVQRMKPFNDPKTGHPITGALDYVEFTRTLFQN
- the LOC5566099 gene encoding spectrin alpha chain isoform X2, producing MEQFTPKEVKILESAEDIQERREQVLNRYNEFKVETRHKREKLEDSRRFQYFKRDSDELESWIHEKLQAASEESYRDPTNLQAKIQKHQAFEAEVSAHSNAIVVLDNTGQEMINQHHFASDTIQRRLDELHRLWELLLSRLAEKGMKLQQALVLVQFLRHCEEVMFWIKDKEAFVTADEFGQDLEHVEVLQRKFDEFQKDMASQEYRVTEVNELADKLLSNGHPERETITRKKEELNEAWQRLKQLAILRQEKLFGAHEIQRFNRDADETVAWIAEKDVVLSSDDYGRDLASVQALQRKHEGVERDLAALEDKVATLGAEAGRLCSIHADHSDQIREKQAEIAAYWQSLTAKAKERKQKLDESYFLHRFLADFRDLVSWINGMKAIISADELAKDVAGAEALLERHQEHKGEIDARGDSFKVTTEAGRQLLEREHYAAAEVQEKLAALESDKSSLLALWEERRILYEQCMDLQLFYRDTEQADTWMAKQEAFLANEDLGDSLDSVEALIKKHEDFEKSLAAQEEKIKALDVFATKLIDGQHYAADDVAQRRSMLLARRSALLEKSSVRRQLLEDSSALQQFERDCDETKGWISEKLKFATDDSYLDPTNLNGKVQKHTNFEHELTANKSRIEDITTNGQNLVEKGHYGADQINSRMQEIVTLWESLVQSSDKKGCKLQEASQQQQFNRTVEDIELWLSEVEGQLMSEDYGKDLTSVQNLQKKHGLLEADVMAHQDRIEGIKVAANKFVESGHFDADNIRNKESALSKRYGALATPMAERKQRLLDSLQVQQLFRDLEDEAAWIREKEPVAASTNRGRDLIGVQNLIKKHQAVLAEINNHENRVAGVIANGEQMLTEQPFATEDIKLRLDAVKDQWNSLKEKANQRKQDLEDSLQAHQYFADANEAESWMREKEPIVSNQDYGKDEDSSEALLKKHEALVSDLEAFGNTIQALQEQAKNCRQQETPVVDITGKECVMALYDYTEKSPREVSMKKGDVLTLLNSNNKDWWKVEVNDRQGFVPAAYIKKIDPGLSASQQNLVDGHSIAKRQAQINSQYDNLLALARERQNKLNETVKAYVLVREAADLSAWIRDKESHAQIKDVGEDLEEVEVMQKKFDDFNDDLKANEVRLAKLNEIAVQLTSLGQTEAALKIKTQIQTLNEEWTVLQNITQERASQLGSAHEVQRFHRDVDETKDWIGEKDTALTNDDLGKDLRGVQTLQRKHEGLERDLAALRDKIRQLDETANRLMQSHPETAEQTYAKQKEINEEWQQVVAKTQQRKEKLLDSYDLQRFLSDYRDLMAWISSMMGLVTSEELANDVTGAEALIERHQNHRAEIDFRYGIPQEHRTEVDARAGTFAAFDQFGAELLQANHYASPEIQEKIENLAKAREDLERAWTARRLQLDQNLDLQLYLRDCEQAENWMSAREAFLNAEEVDSKGDNVEALIKKHEDFDKAINGHEEKIAALQVLADQLIAQEHYAGKLIDDKRADVLDRWRHLKEDLIEKRSRLGDEQTLQQFSRDADEIENWIAEKLQLATEESYKDPANIQSKHQKHQAFEAELAANADRIQSVLAMGSNLIDKNQCSGSEDAVQKRLTQIADQWEYLTQKTTEKSLKLKEANKQRTYIAAVKDLDFWLGEVESLLTSEDAGKDLASVQNLMKKHQLVEADIHAHEDRIKDMNAQADSLVESGQFDSAGIQEKRQSINERYERICNLAAHRQARLNEANTLHQFFRDIADEESWIKEKKLLVGSDDYGRDLTGVQNLKKKHKRLEAELASHEPAIQAVQEAGEKLMDVSNLGVPEIEQRLKALNQAWAELKSLAATRGQKLDESLIYQQFLAKVEEEEAWITEKQQLLSVEDYGDSMAAVQGLLKKHDAFETDFAAHRDRCADIHDNGQTLVTNNNHHAESISQRCTQLDKKLENLQALATRRKSALLDNFAYLQFMWKADVVESWIADKENHVKSEEFGRDLSTVQTLLTKQETFDAGLSAFEHEGIHNITALKDQLINANHAQSAAILKRHEDVLTRWQKLRADSEARKYRLLAMQEQFRQIEDLYLTFAKKASAFNSWFENAEEDLTDPVRCNSIEEIKALREAHAQFQASLSSAQYDFQALADLDRKIKSFNVGPNPYTWFTMEALEDTWRNLQKIIEERDAELAKEVHRQEENDKLRKEFAKHANLFHQWLTETRTSLMDGSGSLEEQFEALCHKANEIRARRGDLKKIEELGATLEEHLILDNRYTEHSTVGLAQQWDQLDQLAMRMQHNLRQQIQARNQSGVSEDSLKEFSMMFKHFDKDKSGKLNHQEFKSCLRALGYDLPMVEEGQPDPEFEEILNVVDPNRDGHVSLQEYIAFMISKETENVQSYEEIENAFRAITASDRPYVTKDELYSNLTKDMADYCVQRMKPFNDPKTGHPITGALDYVEFTRTLFQN
- the LOC5566099 gene encoding spectrin alpha chain isoform X4, whose amino-acid sequence is MEQFTPKEVKILESAEDIQERREQVLNRYNEFKVETRHKREKLEDSRRFQYFKRDSDELESWIHEKLQAASEESYRDPTNLQAKIQKHQAFEAEVSAHSNAIVVLDNTGQEMINQHHFASDTIQRRLDELHRLWELLLSRLAEKGMKLQQALVLVQFLRHCEEVMFWIKDKEAFVTADEFGQDLEHVEVLQRKFDEFQKDMASQEYRVTEVNELADKLLSNGHPERETITRKKEELNEAWQRLKQLAILRQEKLFGAHEIQRFNRDADETVAWIAEKDVVLSSDDYGRDLASVQALQRKHEGVERDLAALEDKVATLGAEAGRLCSIHADHSDQIREKQAEIAAYWQSLTAKAKERKQKLDESYFLHRFLADFRDLVSWINGMKAIISADELAKDVAGAEALLERHQEHKGEIDARGDSFKVTTEAGRQLLEREHYAAAEVQEKLAALESDKSSLLALWEERRILYEQCMDLQLFYRDTEQADTWMAKQEAFLANEDLGDSLDSVEALIKKHEDFEKSLAAQEEKIKALDVFATKLIDGQHYAADDVAQRRSMLLARRSALLEKSSVRRQLLEDSSALQQFERDCDETKGWISEKLKFATDDSYLDPTNLNGKVQKHTNFEHELTANKSRIEDITTNGQNLVEKGHYGADQINSRMQEIVTLWESLVQSSDKKGCKLQEASQQQQFNRTVEDIELWLSEVEGQLMSEDYGKDLTSVQNLQKKHGLLEADVMAHQDRIEGIKVAANKFVESGHFDADNIRNKESALSKRYGALATPMAERKQRLLDSLQVQQLFRDLEDEAAWIREKEPVAASTNRGRDLIGVQNLIKKHQAVLAEINNHENRVAGVIANGEQMLTEQPFATEDIKLRLDAVKDQWNSLKEKANQRKQDLEDSLQAHQYFADANEAESWMREKEPIVSNQDYGKDEDSSEALLKKHEALVSDLEAFGNTIQALQEQAKNCRQQETPVVDITGKECVMALYDYTEKSPREVSMKKGDVLTLLNSNNKDWWKVEVNDRQGFVPAAYIKKIDPGLSASQQNLVDGHSIAKRQAQINSQYDNLLALARERQNKLNETVKAYVLVREAADLSAWIRDKESHAQIKDVGEDLEEVEVMQKKFDDFNDDLKANEVRLAKLNEIAVQLTSLGQTEAALKIKTQIQTLNEEWTVLQNITQERASQLGSAHEVQRFHRDVDETKDWIGEKDTALTNDDLGKDLRGVQTLQRKHEGLERDLAALRDKIRQLDETANRLMQSHPETAEQTYAKQKEINEEWQQVVAKTQQRKEKLLDSYDLQRFLSDYRDLMAWISSMMGLVTSEELANDVTGAEALIERHQEHRTEVDARAGTFAAFDQFGAELLQANHYASPEIQEKIENLAKAREDLERAWTARRLQLDQNLDLQLYLRDCEQAENWMSAREAFLNAEEVDSKGDNVEALIKKHEDFDKAINGHEEKIAALQVLADQLIAQEHYAGKLIDDKRADVLDRWRHLKEDLIEKRSRLGDEQTLQQFSRDADEIENWIAEKLQLATEESYKDPANIQSKHQKHQAFEAELAANADRIQSVLAMGSNLIDKNQCSGSEDAVQKRLTQIADQWEYLTQKTTEKSLKLKEANKQRTYIAAVKDLDFWLGEVESLLTSEDAGKDLASVQNLMKKHQLVEADIHAHEDRIKDMNAQADSLVESGQFDSAGIQEKRQSINERYERICNLAAHRQARLNEANTLHQFFRDIADEESWIKEKKLLVGSDDYGRDLTGVQNLKKKHKRLEAELASHEPAIQAVQEAGEKLMDVSNLGVPEIEQRLKALNQAWAELKSLAATRGQKLDESLIYQQFLAKVEEEEAWITEKQQLLSVEDYGDSMAAVQGLLKKHDAFETDFAAHRDRCADIHDNGQTLVTNNNHHAESISQRCTQLDKKLENLQALATRRKSALLDNFAYLQFMWKADVVESWIADKENHVKSEEFGRDLSTVQTLLTKQETFDAGLSAFEHEGIHNITALKDQLINANHAQSAAILKRHEDVLTRWQKLRADSEARKYRLLAMQEQFRQIEDLYLTFAKKASAFNSWFENAEEDLTDPVRCNSIEEIKALREAHAQFQASLSSAQYDFQALADLDRKIKSFNVGPNPYTWFTMEALEDTWRNLQKIIEERDAELAKEVHRQEENDKLRKEFAKHANLFHQWLTETRTSLMDGSGSLEEQFEALCHKANEIRARRGDLKKIEELGATLEEHLILDNRYTEHSTVGLAQQWDQLDQLAMRMQHNLRQQIQARNQSGVSEDSLKEFSMMFKHFDKDKSGKLNHQEFKSCLRALGYDLPMVEEGQPDPEFEEILNVVDPNRDGHVSLQEYIAFMISKETENVQSYEEIENAFRAITASDRPYVTKDELYSNLTKDMADYCVQRMKPFNDPKTGHPITGALDYVEFTRTLFQN